The genomic window CCGTTGACGAGCAGGAGATTCAGGCCTGGTACGATCAGCATCACGACCAGTTCACCGTTCCCGGGCGTAAACGTTACAGTATCATTCAAAGCAAAAGCGAAAACGATGCCAACGACTGGCTGAAACAACTGCAGCAGGGAGCCGATTTCGCCTCCTTGGCCAAAGCCCACTCCACTGATGTCGTCTCGGCGAAAAACGGCGGCGATATTGGTTGGATGAGCGACAGCGATACCCTCGACGAGCTCAAGCAGGCTAACCTGAGCCAGAAAGGGCAACTATCGGGCGTGATCAAATCGTCGGTAGGCTTTCTTATCATTCGTCTGGACGATATGCAGCCGGCGCAAGTTAGTCCGCTGAGCGCGGTGCACGACGAAGTGGCGGCTAAAGTGAAGCAGGAAAAAGCTATTGATGCCTATTATGCGCTGCAGCAAAAAGTGAGCGATGCAGCCAGCAACGATAACGAGACGCTGGCGTCGGCGGAAACCGCCGCCGGCATCAAGGCGCAGCAGACTGACTGGTTCAGTCACGATGACGTGCCCGCGGCGCTCAACTACGACGCGGTGAAACAGGTGCTGTTCCAGGGGTCGCTTTTGGGCAGCAACTCGGACGTTATCACCGTGGACGGCAACCGCTCTTTTGTCATCCGTATTGCCGAGCACCGTCCCGAACGCGTGCAGCCGCTTGAGGATGTGCGTGCGCGGGTGGAGCAGGAAGTCAAACGCCAGAAAGCGCTGGAACAGGCGCGTGTCGATGCTGAAAAAGCGCTGGTTGCCCTGAAGCAGGACAAAGGCACAGAGGCGCTGCAGGCGGCCGGACTGAGCTTTAGCGCGCCGCAGCAATTCGACTCCGCCAATCAGGGCGATCCGCTGGCGCAGACCGTCTTCACGCTGCCACAGCCGCCCCATGGCAAAAGCAGTTACGGCATGGCCAGCAATGCCCAGGGCGATATTGTGCTCATCGCGCTGGACAGTGTGACGCCGCGGACGCTGGAAGAGCAGCAGCGCAAACAGTTTGTGGATCAGTTGAATCAGGGGATGACCGGCGTCGCCTTTGATGCGCTGCTGGAGAACCTGCGCGCGGAGGCGAAAATTAAAATGGGCGCGGCGGCGCAGATGCAATAATGCGGCGTTGAGCGCAATTCCACCGTTAATTCTGCAACTACCAACAGGGCCGCTTTCGCGGCCTGTTACGTTTCTCGCCGCGGACGATAGCGGTGAATCAGACGCCAAGGCATGCTCTGCTGGGAAGATACTATGGAGAAAAGAGCATGCGACAACCCATTTTGATAAGAATGTTACTCACCCTCATCGCCGTCCTGTCCCTGTAATGCTCCGAGCCGGTGCGAGCCACCCTGGCTGGGGCTGGAGAAGCGGCGTTGGCACCCACTACCGCGGATAAAGCCACCCAGACCGATCCCGTTATGTTTGAGGCGGCGGTGCCGCAGGAGGGAGCACACGCGCCGATGGACTACCAGACCACGGACACGACCACCCCGGACATCAAGCAGGAAAAACCCGCGCCCCCCACCGCCAGCGTTACGGCGCGCCCTATCCCGTCAGGGAGTAAAAGGGCACCAGGCGGTAAGCGAGAGAAAAAAGCGCCAGGGGGTGCAGCCAGACAACGCGCCGGCGACGGGCGGCACGGAGGAGGACGAAGAAGAGGATAAAATCAGCATCAACACCGCGTCGCTGGACGATCTGGTGAAGGGGTTGAAAGGCATCGGGCCGGCGACGATGGCACGGCTCAAAGATTGTCTGAAACTGTAGGCGCCACGGGCGTGGACAGTAAGCGCAACGTGCTGCGGGTCCACGAAAGGCATTTTCGCCGCTGTCTGCGGCGTGGGGTGGCGGTATTGTCCTGATGCGGCTGGGGCGCCGATAATGCTTTCAGCCCACTTGGCTGCGGTTTGTGGCGCTGAAGTTGTCGCCCTTGCCGCCGCCTCGTTACGATTCAGGGCTGCGATATTGCCGTTAGGGCCATCAGACTGCCGCTGCCGTTTATGGCTAGGGTGTTGCGCTTAATGAAGGCCGGTTTTGGCTTTAAGCGAGGCCATAACCGCCTGTGGCTGCGCACGGTACGCCGCCAGCCCGTGTGTGCGCAGGTGGCAGGCCGCGCACTGGCCGCAGCCGTCGCCTTTGATGCCGTTGTAGCAGGTAAGCGTATCATGGCGCACCCGATCGAGCTGGTGGTAATAATCCGCCAGCGCCCAGGTTTCGGCCTTGTCCAGCCACATCAGCGGCGTAACGAAGCTCAGTTCGCGCGCCATCCCGAGATTGACTGCGGCATTCAACGCTTTGATAAAGTTATCGCGGCAATCGGGGTAACCGGAAAAATCCGTCTCGCAAACGCCGGTGATGACTGCGCTTGCCTCGACCTGATAGGCGTAAATGGCGGCCAGGGTCAAAAACAGGATATTTCGGCCGGGGACGAAGGTGCTGGGCAGACCGCCGGCGCTGTCCTCGTAACCCGGAAACGTAATGTTGTCGCGGGTAAGGCTGCTGACCGCCAGCGCATTAAGCAGTCCCGCATCGATCACTTTATGCGCGCGGGCGCCTAATTGCATCGCCAGTTTGCGGGCGACGTCGATCTCCGCCCGATGGCGTTGGCCATAGTCAAAGGTGACGCAATGGACTTCGTCATACTGACTTAACGCCTGAATAAGGCAGGTTGTTGAGTCCTGTCCGCCGCTAAACACCACCACTGCTCGTTTCATCTGTTTCATTCACTCTGTAGGGCAAAGGATATAGGGTACTGTCTCTGCCAGCAGATGAACAGTAGCGGGCGGCGAAGAATCCGACGACGGTCTGACGTTAGAGATTTTCCAGCGCTTCCTGCCAGGGACGAATGTCGCCGATATGTTCCTTTACCCACGCCGGCTGGTAGTAGGTGTCGCTATAGCGTTCACCGCCGTCGCACAAAAGCGTGACAATGGCTCCCGCTTCGCCGGCGGCACGCATCCGTTTGGCCAATTGCAGCGCACCCCACATATTGGTGCCGGTAGAGCCGCCGACGCGGCGGCCGAGCAGCGACTCCAGCCATCCGAGCGTGGCAATGCTGGCGCCATCAGGGACGGTCATCATCTCATCTATCACGCTGGGAATAAACGACGGCTCCACCTGCGGCCGGCCGATGCCCTCGATGCGGCTGGGTCGATTATGGGTCAGGTCGGGATCGCTCTGGCGGAAAAACGCATGAAATACCGAATTCTCCGGGTCGACGACCATCAGGCGAGTAGGGTGGCCTTGATAGCGAATATAGTGTCCAAGCGTCGCGGAGATGCCGCCGGTGCCGGCGCTAATCACCACCCAGGAGGGCTGTGGAAAGGGTTCGCGCGCCATCTGGCGCCAAATGCTTTCGGCGATATTGTTATTCCCTCGCCAGTCGGTAGCACGCTCGGCATAGGTGAATTGATCCATATAATGGCCGTTTTGCTCGCGCGCCAGCCGTTTCGCCTTGTCATAAATCAATCCGCCGTGGCTGACGAAATGGCAGCGGCCACCATGGTGCTCGATTTGTTCAATTTTTCGCCGTGTGGTGCATTCCGGCACCACGGCGATAAAAGGCAACCCCAGCAGGCGGGCGAAGTATGCCTCGGAAACGGCGGTACTGCCGGACGATGCTTCGATAACGGGTCTGTCCTGTCGGATCCAGCCGTTGCAGAGTCCGTAGAGAAACAAAGAACGGGCGAGTCGGTGTTTCAGGCTGCCGGAAGGGGTGGGTACTCTCATCCTTCAGATAGAAAATAATATCGGGAAAGGCCGGCAACGTAAGCCAGATTAAATGGGTATCCGCCGAGCGCTGAAAGTCACACGCTATCTCGTTTACCGCCTGTGTTGCCCATGACGACATGCTTATAGTCCTTATAATGAGTCTAAACATAGCCTAACCGGAACGGCGGGAAAAGAGTTTGCTTTTTTTCACATTACTATCGCTAACAGTAGAAAATATTTCTATTTATAATTTATTTAATGGTGTCATTTTGCCTTTAAATGGTCATTAACTGGGTATTTTAACTTTTTATCGATCGGTCATCTCTGCTGCGACTCAATTGGCCGGTGACTTTGTCGCGCCCGACGCCTTTGATGTCTTTGGCCGGGCCTGAAGCCAACATTAATTTCTTAAT from Sodalis glossinidius str. 'morsitans' includes these protein-coding regions:
- the ppiD gene encoding peptidylprolyl isomerase — protein: MMDNLRAAANHVVLKIILGLIAFSFVLTGVGNYLIGGDGDYAAKVNGQQISRSQLEQAVQNERNRQQEAMGEQFSQLAANEGYMRQQVLSQLIDETLLDQYADKLGLAISDDQIKQAIFAILAFRTEDKFDNAKFRSLIGNMGLSPDQYATLMRKQLLTQQLIQGIGGTGFLLPAETDRLLEVAVQTREARLAMFAIAALAAKQTASDDEIQASYNAYKNQYLSPEAFKVSYIPMDAETMQTKTTVDEQEIQAWYDQHHDQFTVPGRKRYSIIQSKSENDANDWLKQLQQGADFASLAKAHSTDVVSAKNGGDIGWMSDSDTLDELKQANLSQKGQLSGVIKSSVGFLIIRLDDMQPAQVSPLSAVHDEVAAKVKQEKAIDAYYALQQKVSDAASNDNETLASAETAAGIKAQQTDWFSHDDVPAALNYDAVKQVLFQGSLLGSNSDVITVDGNRSFVIRIAEHRPERVQPLEDVRARVEQEVKRQKALEQARVDAEKALVALKQDKGTEALQAAGLSFSAPQQFDSANQGDPLAQTVFTLPQPPHGKSSYGMASNAQGDIVLIALDSVTPRTLEEQQRKQFVDQLNQGMTGVAFDALLENLRAEAKIKMGAAAQMQ
- the queC gene encoding 7-cyano-7-deazaguanine synthase QueC; translation: MKRAVVVFSGGQDSTTCLIQALSQYDEVHCVTFDYGQRHRAEIDVARKLAMQLGARAHKVIDAGLLNALAVSSLTRDNITFPGYEDSAGGLPSTFVPGRNILFLTLAAIYAYQVEASAVITGVCETDFSGYPDCRDNFIKALNAAVNLGMARELSFVTPLMWLDKAETWALADYYHQLDRVRHDTLTCYNGIKGDGCGQCAACHLRTHGLAAYRAQPQAVMASLKAKTGLH